The Shewanella sp. MTB7 genome includes a window with the following:
- a CDS encoding outer membrane protein OmpK: MKLSRSILAGLIGMGCIGSVSAEVHFQQNNVIVGYEYLLDAEDKNPNLYDQAYFVLGHTTLADWGSATGWLRFENPLDSSENQKGEDAGATTKAWLKLDYNLGDSLFNLWGQSFTCANKPWMEQNFYLGGSYDVAIGKLKGTVGVGMQYAYGSFSPTGKSFNGASGTAATIMLGYPLTPHWFAKAYYEAQFNRSDEHREVFGFDSYGHQTVVGLDYRFNSQLFVSTLYKHRQSWGGALNGGGELLFEAGYNF, translated from the coding sequence ATGAAATTATCAAGATCTATCTTAGCTGGGCTCATCGGGATGGGCTGTATAGGTTCGGTTAGCGCCGAAGTTCACTTTCAGCAAAATAATGTGATTGTTGGCTATGAGTATTTACTCGATGCCGAAGACAAAAACCCTAATCTCTACGATCAGGCCTATTTTGTATTAGGGCATACAACCTTAGCTGATTGGGGAAGTGCGACGGGTTGGTTGAGGTTTGAAAATCCACTGGACAGCTCGGAAAATCAGAAAGGTGAGGATGCAGGGGCAACAACCAAAGCCTGGTTGAAGTTAGATTATAACCTTGGCGACTCACTATTTAACCTATGGGGCCAGTCATTTACCTGTGCCAATAAACCTTGGATGGAGCAAAACTTCTACTTAGGCGGCTCCTACGATGTCGCTATTGGAAAACTCAAAGGTACGGTTGGTGTCGGTATGCAGTATGCGTATGGTAGTTTTTCTCCGACAGGAAAATCCTTTAATGGGGCCTCAGGTACTGCTGCGACGATAATGCTTGGCTATCCTTTGACACCGCATTGGTTTGCTAAGGCTTATTACGAAGCTCAATTTAACCGGAGCGACGAACATAGGGAAGTATTTGGATTCGATTCATACGGCCACCAGACTGTGGTTGGATTGGATTATAGGTTTAATTCGCAACTCTTCGTTAGCACCTTGTATAAGCATCGACAAAGTTGGGGCGGGGCATTGAATGGCGGTGGAGAACTGTTATTTGAGGCGGGATACAACTTCTAG
- a CDS encoding thiol:disulfide interchange protein DsbA/DsbL: protein MKKTLTAIAATLFLSFGAHAATEGVEYQILPEVAQFNAPNQVVKIYSINCPFCYKYEKAGIPNKDLLPAGSTMDQYHITSKPPFGVEKSTALAIAKEIKGDEIFKQLKANYYDQYHVKKVKFKDADSTIAFTLDTLAMSRAEFDTYAQDPKVKQLITKWDQGSEVAKIQGIPAITVNGKYLINTKSITSMDMLKELIAELSAK, encoded by the coding sequence ATGAAAAAAACACTTACCGCCATCGCAGCAACTCTATTCCTATCATTTGGGGCTCATGCAGCCACGGAGGGAGTGGAATATCAAATATTACCAGAAGTAGCTCAGTTTAATGCGCCTAATCAAGTCGTGAAGATCTACTCGATTAACTGCCCTTTCTGCTACAAATATGAAAAAGCTGGGATTCCCAATAAAGATCTTCTGCCCGCTGGTAGCACAATGGATCAATACCACATCACTAGCAAGCCACCCTTTGGCGTAGAAAAATCCACTGCATTAGCCATCGCGAAAGAGATAAAAGGTGATGAGATATTTAAGCAGCTAAAAGCCAATTACTACGATCAGTACCATGTGAAAAAGGTCAAATTTAAAGATGCTGACTCAACCATTGCGTTTACCTTAGACACATTAGCCATGAGCCGCGCTGAGTTTGATACTTACGCTCAAGATCCAAAAGTAAAACAACTTATAACCAAATGGGATCAAGGTAGTGAAGTAGCTAAAATTCAGGGTATTCCTGCAATTACCGTTAACGGTAAGTATTTAATCAATACTAAATCGATTACCAGTATGGATATGCTCAAAGAGCTTATCGCTGAACTGTCTGCTAAGTAA
- a CDS encoding aryl-sulfate sulfotransferase: MKHNILAAAVVAALFQPAISFESNAAGFKPAPAAGQLGAVLVNPYGNSPLTAVLDLGSKRPTDVTVTVHGKGKKGVDISYPVGQQTINTHDGIPLFGLYADHSNQVSVKFKLDGKTIKEDYKVLTGPITNEYMDNRNITVMQEVQVKKVAKGFENRLYMVNSHTYNQQGSDLHWSGQKSKDAGIFESTPALGSMTFDNAPMTYVIDTNGDIRWWLDQDAVYDGVGIDANKRGYLMGLHDNGEGRITFVQGQQYGTFDLLGNFDSRRLPRGYIDASHEHNLMPNGHSLVRAAKANYKNPQGDIVHTVRDHILQIDQQGNLVDVWNLNEIMDPYRDALLEALDMGAVCLNVDIDQMGQTAEMEIDAPYGDIPGIAAGRNWAHINSIEYDPKDDSIILSFRHQGVAKVTRDKEVKWILAPYEGWNKELSKKLLKPVDKNGKPIKCTEKGVCDGDFDFTYTQHTAWLNNTTGNLTVLDNGDGRAHEQPALPTMKYTRFVEYKIDDENMTVQQTWEYGKDRGYDWYSPITSNVEYMEDKNTMFGFGGSIHLYTPGERTVGKINEIGYDDMKVKVEIDVLSDKANSPHYRAIIVNPTSQFGL; the protein is encoded by the coding sequence ATGAAACATAATATCTTAGCTGCCGCTGTTGTGGCCGCACTATTCCAACCCGCTATTTCTTTTGAATCAAATGCTGCTGGTTTTAAACCTGCTCCTGCTGCAGGCCAATTGGGTGCGGTTCTTGTTAATCCATATGGTAACTCGCCGTTAACTGCAGTATTAGATTTGGGGAGTAAGCGCCCAACCGATGTGACGGTAACTGTTCACGGTAAGGGTAAGAAAGGAGTCGATATTAGCTACCCAGTGGGTCAGCAAACGATCAATACCCATGATGGTATTCCTTTGTTTGGTTTGTATGCGGATCACAGCAACCAAGTCTCAGTAAAATTCAAGTTAGATGGCAAGACGATTAAAGAAGATTATAAAGTGCTGACAGGGCCTATCACTAATGAATATATGGATAACAGAAATATTACTGTTATGCAGGAAGTTCAGGTAAAGAAGGTCGCCAAAGGTTTTGAGAATCGTCTGTATATGGTCAACAGCCATACCTACAACCAGCAAGGCTCAGATTTACATTGGTCAGGCCAAAAAAGTAAAGATGCAGGTATATTCGAGTCGACGCCAGCTCTGGGATCTATGACGTTTGATAATGCACCTATGACTTACGTTATTGATACAAACGGTGATATTCGTTGGTGGCTAGATCAAGACGCTGTTTATGACGGTGTTGGTATCGATGCTAACAAGCGCGGCTATTTAATGGGACTGCATGATAATGGTGAAGGGCGTATTACCTTTGTTCAAGGGCAGCAATATGGCACCTTCGACTTGTTAGGTAATTTTGACTCTCGTCGCCTGCCGCGTGGTTATATCGATGCCTCGCATGAACACAATCTTATGCCAAATGGCCACTCTTTAGTTCGTGCGGCTAAAGCTAACTATAAAAACCCTCAGGGCGATATCGTTCATACGGTACGTGATCATATTCTACAAATTGACCAACAGGGTAACTTAGTCGATGTGTGGAACCTGAACGAAATTATGGACCCATACCGCGATGCATTGTTGGAAGCGTTAGATATGGGCGCGGTATGTCTAAACGTCGATATTGACCAGATGGGTCAAACAGCTGAGATGGAAATTGATGCCCCTTATGGTGATATTCCTGGTATTGCTGCAGGACGTAACTGGGCTCACATCAACTCTATCGAATACGATCCAAAGGATGACTCCATCATTCTATCTTTCCGTCACCAAGGTGTAGCGAAAGTGACCCGTGACAAAGAAGTAAAGTGGATCTTGGCGCCTTATGAAGGCTGGAACAAAGAACTTTCAAAGAAACTGCTTAAGCCAGTGGATAAGAATGGTAAGCCTATCAAGTGTACTGAAAAAGGTGTGTGTGATGGTGACTTCGACTTTACCTACACTCAGCACACTGCTTGGCTGAATAACACTACGGGCAACCTGACGGTATTAGATAACGGTGACGGCCGTGCTCATGAGCAGCCTGCACTGCCAACAATGAAATACACTCGCTTCGTTGAATACAAAATTGACGATGAGAATATGACTGTTCAGCAAACGTGGGAATACGGTAAGGATCGTGGCTATGACTGGTATAGCCCAATTACATCCAACGTAGAGTACATGGAAGATAAGAACACCATGTTCGGCTTCGGTGGTTCTATTCACCTATACACTCCTGGCGAGCGCACTGTCGGTAAAATCAATGAAATTGGTTACGACGATATGAAGGTCAAAGTAGAGATTGATGTGTTGTCAGACAAGGCAAACTCGCCTCACTACCGCGCAATTATTGTGAACCCTACTAGCCAATTTGGTTTGTAA
- a CDS encoding disulfide bond formation protein B, with protein sequence MLLKQRLKAFWGQFKATPANSLTHMQDHRPIWLVMVGGALFLILSAIFYFQLFLAMDPCELCVYIRFSQCCIVIAGLIILIDPKNHILKFLGLLLAWYAIIQGWMWSVELMKIHDAAHMVVDETMDFFAAAGDAAGSACSTEPRFPLNLPLDEWLPFEFAPTGGCGEDDWTLLGMNMAHYCMIAYATFMLCLAPLTFGWLRSLKLKFKR encoded by the coding sequence ATGTTATTGAAGCAACGATTGAAAGCGTTCTGGGGGCAGTTTAAAGCCACCCCTGCCAACAGCTTAACGCATATGCAAGACCATCGCCCAATCTGGTTAGTGATGGTTGGAGGCGCACTATTTCTTATTCTGTCGGCCATCTTCTACTTCCAACTTTTCTTGGCGATGGATCCCTGTGAGCTATGTGTTTACATTCGCTTCAGCCAGTGCTGTATCGTGATCGCGGGTCTGATCATCTTGATCGATCCAAAGAATCACATACTCAAGTTCTTAGGCTTATTATTGGCGTGGTACGCAATCATTCAGGGCTGGATGTGGTCAGTTGAATTGATGAAGATCCATGATGCGGCGCACATGGTAGTCGATGAGACGATGGACTTCTTTGCGGCAGCAGGCGATGCTGCGGGCTCAGCGTGTTCAACTGAACCCCGCTTCCCACTCAACCTGCCTCTCGATGAGTGGCTACCATTTGAGTTTGCTCCAACGGGTGGGTGTGGTGAAGATGATTGGACTCTGCTAGGCATGAATATGGCGCATTACTGCATGATTGCTTATGCCACATTTATGCTCTGCTTGGCGCCACTGACCTTTGGATGGCTTCGCTCACTGAAGCTGAAGTTTAAGCGATAA